The segment TGGCTGCCACTCAGGCTGGCGCAGTCGTTCTGGCCGGCCTTGGCAATGCCGAAACACTTTTCCTTGCCGCTGTCCTGGGCGGCGGCGGGCTGGGCCAGGCCCAGGGCCAGGGCGGCGGCGAAGGCGGAGGACAGAACTTGGGTGCTGCGAATGCTCATGAGGATCTCCTGTGTAGTGAGCTGGGGGTTTGGCAAGATCGGTGTCTTGATGTCCGACCCGTGGGTCTGTCGCCAGGGGCTCTTGAGTCCTTACACTGGGCCCCATCTTTTTTGTGCCGCTGCCCGCGCAGCGCCAGCCTCATGAGCGATGTCGCCAAGGCGCTTGAAACCCTCAGGCCCCAGCTGCTCAAGTTCGCGCGCCTGCAGCTGCGCAACCCGGACTGGGCCGAAGACGCGGTCTCCGAAACCCTGCTGGCCGCGCTGGAGAAGCCCCAGGCTTTTGCCGGCCAGTCCCAGCTCAAGACCTGGCTGATCGGCATCCTCAAGCACAAGCTGGTGGACCAGATCCGCCGTCACCAGCGCGAAATCAGCGCCACGCCCGAGGATGGTCAGGATCTAGACGAGGCACTCTTCCTGCCCGACGGCCACTGGCGCGAGGCGCCGCAGGACTGGGGCGACCCCGAGGCCGCGCTGCGCCAGCTGGAGTTCATCAAGGTGCTGGAGGCCTGTGTGGAGCATCTGCCGGGCCAGCAAGGCCGGCTTTTCATGATGCGCGAGTGGCTGGAGCTGGAGACCGAGGAGATCTGTAAGGTTCTGGCCATCAGCCCGACCAATCTCTGGGTCATGCTGCATCGTGCCCGGCTGCGCCTGCGCGAATGCCTGCAGCTGAACTGGTTTGCCGGCGCCGCGCCGGCGCGTTCCTGACACTCTCCACCATGCCGCTGCTACGAAGAAGCTGCCGCGACGTCACCGCCCTGGTGCTGCGCGCCGAAGACCAGGCCCTGCCCTGGCGCGAGCGTCTGGCCGTGCGCCTGCACATGCTGGCCTGCCGGGCCTGCCCGCGCTTTGCCGTCCAGGTGGCGCTGATGCGCCAGGCCAGCGCACGCTGGCGGGCCTACAGCGAGAACTCGTCCGACTGAAGAGAAGAAACGGAAGGGCGCTCAGGCGATCGTGCCGCCCTGCTCGCGCACATCCTCCCGGGTGCGCAGCGCCAGGGCCAGGGCCAGGCGCGTGCCCTCCACCAGGGTGCTCAGCGGCAGGCTGGGCTGGCCGGGGTGGCGCGCCGCCTGCTCGGGCAGCAGGGGAATGTGCATGAAGCCGCCGCGCACGGCCGTACCCGCCAGGCGGTGCTGCAGGCCGTAGAAGACATGGTTGCAGACAAAGGTGCCGGCGCTCTGCGAGACCGAGGCCGGATAGCCCGCGGCGCGCAGGCCCGCCACCATGGCCTTGATGGGCAGGGTGGAGAAATAGGCCGCCGGACCATCGGGCAACACGGGTTCATCCACCGGCTGGGCGCCGGCGTTGTCGGGGATGCGGGCATCGTCCACATTGATGGCCACCCGCTCCACCGAAAGATCGCAGCGACCGCTGGCCTGGCCCAGGGCCAGCACCAGGACCGGCGCATGGGCTTGCAAAGCCTCGTCCAGGGCCTGCAGGGCCGCGCCGAACACACAGGGCAGCTGCCAGGCCCGCACCCGCACGCCCTCGATCAGCGAACCGTCCAGGCTGCGGGCAATCTCCCAGGCAGGGTTGACGGTCTCGCCGCCAAAGGGCTCGAAGCCGGTGAGCAGCAGCAGGGGTTCGGAAGCTTGTGACATGCCGGCATGCTACCCGCTGCCCGGCCCGCGGCCGCCCTCCCGGGCTCCACCGGGCAAGACCTGGCGCCGCTCCAGAGCCGGCACCGGCCCGCGGGGCGTGACATATTTGCCACGCGCCGGGGGGCGCCCTGACATCTGCGCCAGGCCCCCTGGCCTGATCTGCGGATCAGTCAGGCGGCAAAGGCGCTAAGCTGAGCACCGCGGCACATGCGCCCCTGCCATGCCTGCCGGACCCGACCGCAGAACCGGAGACCCTGATGCACGACCCGTCCACGCCCCTGAACTGGCCCCATGCCAAGGCCCAGGATCCCGACAAGGGCGGCGTGGCGCAGCGCGATCCGAATTTCCAGTGGCCCACGCCGCCCTATGCGGCCTATCCCCAGCCCCAGGCCCAGACGGCCCCCGAGCCCTGCGAGATCCTGGGCCTGAACAACAGCCGCACCAGCGGCCATGTGATCCTGATGGTGCCTGGCGAGCGCCTGGCCCAGGTCACCGTGCCGCCGGCACGCAGTGCCATGCCGCTCAAGTACAGCCAGTTCCGTGCGCTCAAGCTGCTGCGCCCCGTGCCGGCCCTGCCGCGCGAGGCGGTGGGCAGCGACGATGCCCTGGCCCTGGACGAACGCCCGCGCAGCGAATTCCGCCTGAGCTATCACGGCGGCGGCGAACTCAAGGGCGTGACCATCGGTCATGTGCAGGACGACAACGGCCTCTACCTCTTCCCGCCCGTCTCGGACAAGGATGACGCCGTGCTGCGCGTCTTCGTGCCGCGCGAGGTGCTGGCCGGCTTCGAGCTGGGCGAGCGCCTGGGCGAGCTGCTGCTGCGCGAGCGCGCCGCCTCGGCCGAGCAGATCGAGGACGCCGCTCGCGAGCAGAGCGAGCTGCGCAGCCGCCGCGTGGGCGACATCCTGGTGGCCAAGCAGGTGGTCAGCCCCGAGCAGCTGATGCAGGCCATCGAGCAGCAGGCCAAGATGCCCATGGTGCGCATCGGTGAAGCCCTGCTGGCCCTGGAGCTCATCACCCAGGCCCAGCTGGACGAAGCCCTGGCCCAGCAGCGCGAGGACCGCTCCGTGCCCCTGGGCCAGCTGCTGGTGCGCCGCGGCGTGATCTCGCGCCAGCAGCTGCAGTCGGCCCTGGCCCGCAAGATGGGCTACCCCCTGGTGGACGTGGACAACTTCCCCGTCGAGGCCGACGCGGTGCGCAAGCTGCCCTTCGCCGTGGCCAAGCGCCTGGAGGTCATGCCCCTGGTGCTGCGCGATGGCAAGCTGATCGTGGCCATGGAAGATCCCACGCGCCGCGACGCCATCGACGAGGTGGAGTTCATCTCCCAGCTCAAGGTCGTGCCCACGCTGACCAAGGTGGGCACCCTGCACTTTGCCCTGCCCGGCATCTACGACCGCTTCGGCAGCAGCAGCGCCGCCGCCTCCCCCAGCGATCTGCGCATCCCGGCCCTGACCCTGGATTTCCAGCTCGACAATGCCGACGCCCTGATCGAGAGCCTGGAGCGCGACAGCCAGGAAACCACGATCCGCGAGGACGACACGCCGATCGAGCAGTCCGACAACTCCCTGGTGCGCCTGATCAACACCATGATCATCGAGGCCCATGCACAGGGCGTGTCCGATGTGCACATCGAGACCTACCCCGGGCGCGAGAAGGTCAAGATCCGCTTCCGCAAGGACGGCCATATGCAGCCCTATCTGGAGCTGCCCCACACCTACCGCAACGCCATGATCGCGCGCATCAAGATCATGTGCGATCTGGACATTTCCGAGCGACGCAAGCCCCAAGACGGCAAGATCAATTTCTCGCGCTTCTCGGCCCAGCACCGGCTGGAGCTGCGCGTGGCCACCATCCCCACCAACAACGGTCTGGAGGATGTGGTGATGCGCCTGCTCTCCTCGGCCCGCCCCATCCCGCTGGAGAAGCTGGGCCTGAGCGCGCCCAATATCGCGGCCCTCAAGCACGCCATCAACCGACCCTACGGCATGGTGCTGTGCGTGGGCCCGACAGGCTCGGGCAAGACCACCACCCTGCACTCGGCCCTGGGCCATATCAACACGCCGGACCGCAAGATCTGGACCGCGGAAGACCCCATCGAAATCACCCAGCAGGGCCTGCGCCAGGTCCAGGTGAACCCCAAGATCGACTGGACCTTCGCCAAGGCCCTGCGGGCCTTTCTGCGTGCCGACCCGGACGTGATCATGGTGGGCGAGATCCGCGACGAGGAGACCGCCAATATCGCCGTCGAAGCCTCGCTGACCGGTCACCTGGTGCTCTCCACCCTGCACACCAACAGCGCACCCGAGACCGTGACCCGCCTGCTGGACATGGGCATGGACCCCTTCAACTTCGCGGACTCCCTGCTGGCCGTGCTGGCCCAGCGCCTGGTCAAGCGCCTGTGCCCCAGCTGCCGCAAGGCCGAGCCCCTGAGCGAGGCCCAGCTGCAGGAGCTGCTGGACGACTATCTGCACGTCTTCCCGGCCGATCTGCGTCCCGAGCGCACGGCCCTGATGGCCGAATGGAGCGCCAGCTACGGCAGCAACGGCCAGCTGCAGCACTATCACAGCCCCGGCTGTGCGCAATGCGACCACACGGGCTTCAAGGGCCGCGCCGGCCTGCACGAACTGCTGAGCGTGTCCAAGGATGTGCGCCGCCTGATACAGACCGGTGCACGCGCCGAGGAGATCCAGCACTGCGGCCTGGGCGAAGGCATGCGCACCCTGAGGCAGGACGGCATCATCAAGGTGCTGGCGGGCATCAGCACCCTGGCCGAGGTGCGGGCCACCAGCAACGCCTGACCCCGCACCGCGCTGGTGCGGGTCCGGCGCCGGCGGGGCCGGCCTGGCCCGAACGGCCGCACGGCCGACGCCTGCAAGAGGCCGCCGGCTAGCGAATGCCCGCTTGTCAGGGCTTGGCCGCCTGGTTCATATTGAGGCACCCGCTCGCCGCCTCTTGTGGAGCCAGCCATGCCCCAGACCAGCCCCGCCCTCGCCGCCGCAGCCCCCGCGCTGCGCCTGCCGACCGAGGGTGCGCATCTGCAGCAGATCGCCGCCTCGCACGAACGCTGCCGCGCCTTCGGTCTTGCCAGCGAGGGCCGACCCGATCTGCGCCGGCTGGGCCCGTCGGCCCTGGCCGAGCTGCAGCAGCGCAATGCCCGGCTCTGCGCCCAGGCCCTGCCGGTGATGGAGATGCTTTACGAGCAGCTGATGCATGCCCAGAGCATGGTGCTGCTCACCGATGCCAGCGGCTGCGTGCTGCACGCCCTGGGCGACCCGGGCTTTCTGCAGCGCGCCGACCAGGTGGCCCTGGCCCCCGGCGCGCTCTGGGCCGAGGCCGACAAGGGCAGCAATGCGGTGGGCACGGCCCTGATGACCGAGGCCCCCACCCTGGTCCACGGCCAGGAGCACTATCTGCGGGCCCTGCAGTTCCTGACCTGCTCGGCCGCCCCCATCTTCGACCACAAGGGCGCCCTGCTCGGCGTCATCGACGTGTCCGGCGAGCGCCGCTCCTACCACCCCCACACCCTGGCCCTGGCCAGCATGTCGGCGCGCCTGATCGAAGCCCAGTGGTTTGGCGACCGCTTCCGCCACAGCCATCGCCTGCACCTGGCCTCCCAGCCCAGCGCCCTGGGCACCCTGGGCGAAGGCCAGCTGGCCCTGGACGACGATGGCGGCGTGCTGGGCGCCAACCGCAGCGCCATGCGCCTGCTGGGCTTGAGCCCGGCCTCGCTGCGCCGCGAGAGTCTGGCCAGCCTCTTCGGCGAAAGTCTGGGCGCCCTGGCCCAGCAGGCCGGGCCGCTGTGCCTGCAAGCCGCGCACAGCAGCGCAGCGCTCTTTGCCAAGCTCAGCCTGGCCCAGGCCGAGCGCCCCGCCCCGCGCCGCGAGGTCTTGGCGCGTCCGAGCCCGCAGCCCGACCGGATGGAGCGCGACACGAGCCGGCCTCAAGTCACCGCCCTCACACCCCGCCCCGAGCTTCCAGCGGTCGTGTCCACCATGAACCTGGCGCCATCGCTCGCCGCCCGCATCAGCCTGCGCCAGACCGAGCGCCAGGCCATTGCCGCGGCGGTGCAGGCCGCCGCCGGCAATCTCTCGGAGGCTGCCCGCCAGCTGGGCATAGGCCGCAGCACGCTCTACCGCAAGCTCAAGACCATGGCCTGACCTATGATGCGGCGCCATGAGCGCCACATCGTCCTCCCCCCAAGCCAGCGTGCCCCGTCTCAGCAGCCTGTCCCATGGTGGCGGCTGCGGCTGCAAGATCGCCCCGGGCCTGCTCTCCGAAATCCTGAAAAGCAGCGGCGTCGGCGGCCTGGTGCCGCCCGAGCTGCTGGTGGGCATCGAGACCGCGGACGACGCCGCCGTCTACCAGCTCAATGAGGAACAGGCCCTGGTCGCGACCACGGACTTCTTCATGCCCATCGTGGACGATCCCTATGACTTCGGCCGCATCGCTGCCACCAATGCGATCAGCGATGTCTACGCCATGGGCGGCCGTCCCATCTTCGCCCTGGCCCTGGTGGGCATGCCCATCAATGTGCTGCCGCCCGAGACCATAGGCCGCATCCTGGCCGGCGGCCAGGCCGTCTGCGCCGCAGCCGGCATCCCGATTGCCGGCGGCCACACCATCGACTCGGTGGAGCCCATCTACGGCCTGGTGGCCCTGGGCCTGGTCCACCCCAAGCGCCTGAAGCGCAATGCCGATGCGCGGCCCGGCGACCGTCTGATCCTGGGCAAGGCCCTGGGTGTGGGCGTGCTCTCCGCCGCCCTGAAGAAGGAACAGCTGGATGCCGAGGGCTATACCCGCATGGTGGCCAGCACCACCCAGCTCAACACCCCGGGCATGGCCCTGGCGGCGCTGGAGGGCGTGCATGCCCTGACCGATGTCACCGGCTTCGGCCTCGCCGGCCACGGCCTGGAGCTGGCGCGGGGCGCGGGCCTGGCCCTGCGCATCGACTGGTCGCGCGTGCCCCTGCTGCCCGGCGTGCGCGCCCTGGCCGGCCAGGGATTTGTGACCGGCGCCTCGGGCCGCAACTGGGCCTCCTACGGCAGCCAGATCGCCCTGCCCGAGGGCTTTGCCGCCGAGGACCGCGCCCTGCTCAGCGACCCGCAGACCAGCGGTGGCCTGCTCGTCTCCTGCGCCCCCGAGGCCGTGGACGAGGTGCTGGCCCTGTTCCGCCGCGAGGGCTTCGAGTACGCCGCCGAAATCGGCGAGGTGCTGGACGAGCGCCCGACCGAGGGCGCGCCGCGCCTGCGGGTGCGCTGAGTTGAGCCCGCCCCTGTCCGAGGGCGCTCGCCTGCGCGTGCGCAGCGCCGAGGCCGATGATCTGCCGACCCTGGCCGCCCTCTTCGACGCCTACCGCCAGTTCTATGAGCAGCCGGCCGATCTGGAGGGCGCCCGGCACTTCCTGTCCGAACGCCTGGCCCGCGGCGAATCGCGCCTGCTGCTGGCCGAGCGTGAGCCGGGCCGGCCCATAGGCTTCAGCCAGCTCTATCCCAGTTTCTGCTCGGTGGAGGCGGCGCCCATCTTCGTGCTCTACGACCTCTTCGTGGCACCCGAGGCCCGGCGCAGCGGCGCGGGCCGCGCCCTGCTGCTGGCGGCCGAGGCTCTGGCCAGGGCCGAGGGCATACGCCGCATGGACCTGACCACGGCGCGCGACAACCAGCGGGCCCAGGCGCTCTACGAGTCCCTGGGCTGGGTGCGCGATCAGGTCTTCCTGAGCTACAACCGGCGGCTCTGAGCGCCCCCGGCCGCGCGGCCTCAGCCCCGGGCCGGCAGCAGGTCCAGGATGCGCGCCGCCATGCGCTCGGCCGCGCCGCGGTGGGCCGCGGCGAACCGCTGCGCGGCCTCGGCCATGACGGCACGCTCGGCCCCCGACTTGCCCAGCAGGGCCTGCGCCTGGGTCAGGGCCTCGTCCAGATCGGCCACGCGGCGCGCGGCGCCGGCCTGCAGGGCCAGCTCCGCAGCCTCGGCGAAATTGAAGGTGTGCGGCCCCATCAGCAAGGGGCAGCCGCAGGCCGCCGCCTCGATCAGGTTCTGACCGCCCAGGGGCGCAAAGCTGCCGCCCAGCAGGGCCAGATCGGCCAGACCATAGTAGAGCGACATCTCGCGCAGGCTGTCGCCCAGCCAGACCTCGGCCCGGGCCGCCTCGGCCGGCGGCGTCTCGTCCCAGGCGCTGCGACGCGCCAGGCTCAGGCCTTGCGACGCAACCAGGCCGGCCACCTCGTCAAAACGCTGGGGATGGCGCGGCACGATGAGCAGCAGCGGCCGCTCGGCCGCTGAGCACCCGGCGTAACGGCGCTGGAAGGCGCGCAGCAGGGCGATCTCCTCGCCCTCACGCGTCACCGCGCCCAGCAGCACGGGCCGTCCCAGGGCCGCGCGCCAGGCCCGGCCGCGGGCCAGCAAGGCCTCATCGGGCCGCAGATCGTATTTGAGATTGCCGGCCCGCTCCCAGCGCGGCACGCCGGCCTGGGCCAGGCGCTCGCCATCGGCCTCGGTCTGGCTCAGGGCCAGGCTCAGGGCGCCGGCCGCCGGCCGCATCAGGGCCGCCAGGCGCTGGCCCTGGCGCAGGCTTTTCTCGGACAGGCGCGCATTGGCCAGCACCATGGGCAGCCCGGCGCGGCGGGCGCTGTGCTGCAGGCTGGGCCAGATCTCGGTTTCCATCAGCACGCCCGCAGCAGGCTGCCAGTGGCGCAAAAAGCGCCGCGTGGCACCGGGCGTGTCATAGGGCAGCCAGGCCTGGGCATCGCCCGGCTGCAGCAGGGCCTGACCGGCCTCGCGTCCGGTGGCCGTGCCATGCGTGAGCAAGAGCCGCAGGCCCGGGCGCTGGGCACGCAGGGCCGCGATCAGCGGCGCTGCCGCCCGGGTCTCGCCCAGGGAGACCGCATGCAGCCACAGCCGTCCCGGCTCGGCCACCGGCCCGCGATACAGGCCCAGGCGCTCACCCCAATGCGCCCGGTACAGGGGCTCGGCCGCGCCGCGCCGCCAGAGTTTGAGCAGGTAGAGCGGCGTGGCCAGGCGCAGGGCCCAGCCGTAGAGCCCGCGGGCCAGCCACGACTTCATGGCTGCACCCCAGCGCATCCTGTGATGGCGCGGACCGTGGCCTGATGCATGACCCCAGCGGCCGCCACGGGTCCGGCTACGCCGGTCCGTGGGTGGCGCCCCCTTGAGGGGGCCGGCGAAGCCGGTAGGGGGGAGCCATCAATGGGCAGAGGCGGCGAAGGTGGCGTCCGGCTTCACGCGCTTGAGCTGGGCCAGCATATCGTGCTGGATGCGCTCCAGCGCTGCTTGCGTGTGGCCTTCAAAACGCAGCACCAGCACCGGCGTGGTATTCGAGGGGCGGATCAGGCCGAAGCCGTCGGTGTATTCCACACGCAGGCCGTCGATGGTGACGATCTCGGCCGCGCCGGGGAACTCGGCGATCTCCTTGAGCTGCTTGACCACCTCGTGGTGCTCGCCCTCGGCGCAGGGCACATTGATCTCGGGCGTGTTGAAGCTGGTGGGCAGGGCCTGGAGCACGGCGCTGGGGTCGGCCGAGCGCGAGAGGATCTCCAGCAGGCGGGCCGCGGTGTACATGGCGTCGTCAAAGCCGTACCAGCGCTCGGCAAAGAAGATATGGCCCGAGAGCTCGCCGGCCAGGGGGGCGCCGGTTTCCTTGAGCTTGGCCTTGGCCAGGGAGTGGCCGGTCATCCACATCAGGGGCTTGCCGCCATGCTCGCGGATCCAGGGGGCCAGGCGTTGCGTGCACTTGACGTCGAAGATGATCTCGGCGCCGGGCTTGCGGCTGAGGATGTCGGCCGCGAAGAGCATGATCTGGCGGTCCGGCATGATCATCTCGCCGTCCTTGGTCACCACGCCCAGGCGGTCGCCGTCGCCGTCAAAGGCCAGGCCCAGATCGGCATCGGTGGCGTGCACGATGCGCTTGAGGTCTTCCAGGTTCTCGGGGCGGCTGGGGTCCGGGTGGTGGTTGGGGAAGTCGCCGTCCACCTTGGAATAGATGTCGATCACCTCGCAGCCCAGGGCGCGCAGGATGGCGGGCGATGAAGCGCCGGGGATGCCGTTGCCCGAGTCCACCACGATCTTGAGCGGGCGCTTGAGCTTGCAGTCCTTGACGATGCGGTGGCTGTACTCGGCCAGCACATCCATCTGGCCCACGCGGCCTTTGCCCGTGGCGTAGTCCTCGGCCTCGATGCGGCGACGCAGGCCCTGGATCTGCTCGCCGTAGACGGCGGCGCCCTTGAGCACCATCTTGAAGCCGTTGTAGTCCTTGGGGTTGTGGCTGCCGGTCACCTGGATGCCGGAGTTGCAGCCGTGCTTGCCGCGGGTGGCGGCCACGTAGTACAGCATGGGCGTGGTCACGGCGCCGATGTCCACCACGTCCAGGCCGGTGGACTGGATGCCGCGGACCAGCGCGGCCACCAGGCCCGGGCCCGAGAGGCGGCCGTCGCGCCCCACGGCCACGGCCTTCTCACCGGCCAGCTTGGCTTCGGTGCCGAAGGCCCGGCCCAGGTGCTCGGCCAGGGTCTCGTCCAGGGTCTGACCCACGACACCGCGGATGTCATAGGCCTTGAAGATGGAGGCGTGGACTTGCATGAGTTTCCTTGCTGCGAAGATGAATTTCCGCGCGGATTGTAGGCAGGCGGCGTGACGCGCCCGCCCCCCTCGTCGGGAATGCCGTCCAGCCATCGGCCGGTCTGTCCATTCGTCGCCCAGCCTGGCTGGCCATCCGCCAGCCTGCCTACACTGCCGCTCCATGATGAACAGCCCCGCCCAGCCCAGCGTCATCCAGCAGATTCGCCAGGCCTGGCGCCTGAGCTGGAAGCTCTACAAGCACCGCGATGTGCCGCTGTGGGCGCAGCTCTGCGTGCCCCTGGGCGTGGCCCTGCTGGTGGGCGGCGGCCTGGCCCTGGCCGGCCTGATCAGCCAGGGCCGGCTGGCCCAGCCGCGCGCCTGGGCCTGGGCCCTGTTCGAGAACCTGGTGATCGCGGGCTGCGTGTCCTTCACCATCTTCGCGGCCTACCGACTGCTGGAGCGGGCGCTGCCCGAGACGCTGCTCAACCGCATCAATGCCGACCGTGGCTGGCGCGCCGCGCTGCTGCACACGGGGCTCAACCTCAGCATGGTGGTGCTGGGCGGCGCCCTGGGCCTGAGCCTCCTGGGCCTGCTGCTGCAGATGGACCTCTGGGGCCAGCTGATCCGCCGGCCGGGCGTGCTGCAGGAGTTCCTGTTCATCGCCCTCCTCTGCACCACGACGGCCAGCCTGCTCTTCTGGTGGCATGAGCGGCGCGAGGCCGAGGCCCTGCGCGTGACCGAGGCCCAGTTCAAGCTGCTGCAGGCCCAGATCGAGCCGCACTTCCTCTTCAACACCCTGGCCCATGTGCACTGCCTGATGGACGAGGAGCCCGCGCGCGCCAAGCAGATGCTGGAGGCCTTCACCGACTATCTGCGCAGCAGCCTGGGCCAGCTGCGCCGCGAGGACGGCCGCCTGGGCGAGGAACTGGACCTGGCCCAGACCTATCTGGCCTTGATGCAGACCCGCATGGACCAGCGCCTGCGCTACGAGATCGAGCTCGCCGACCCGGCCCTGCGCGAGCTGCCCCTGCCGCCGCTGATGCTGCAGCCCCTGCTGGAAAACGCCATCCACCACGGCCTGGAGCCCCAGACCAGCGGCGGCCGGCTGCAGCTGCGGGTGCAGGCCCAAGAGGGGCGCCTTGAAGTCAGCGTGCAGGACGATGGCCAGGGGCTGGACGCCGCCGCCCGGCGCCCGCGCCGCGGCGGCCAGGGCATGGCCCTGGAGAACATCCGCGCGCGTCTGGCCAGCCGCTACGGCGCCGCCGCCGCGCTCAGCCTGGAGCCCGCCCCCGGCGGCGGCACCCTGGCCCGGCTCAGCCTGCCCCTGCCCTGATCCGCTGAAGCCCCGCATAACCCCCGCCACTGAGCCCTTGCCCCATGCCCCGCGCCCTGATTGCCGATGACGAGCCGCATCTGGCCCAGTACATCAAGACCCAGCTCGCCACACTCTGGCCCGCGCTGGAGATCCTGCCCCTGGCCCGCGATGGCGAGGAGGCCGCTGCCCGCATTGCGGCCGAGGCGCCCGACATCGCCTTCCTGGACATCCAGATGCCCGGCCTCAGCGGCCTGGAGGTGGCCCAGGGCATCGAGGGCAGCACCCGCGTGGTCTTTGTGACCGCCTATGACGAGTACGCCCTGCAGGCCTTCGAGGCCGCGGCCCTGGACTATCTGCTCAAGCCGCTCAAGACCGAGCGTCTGGCCCGCTGCGTGGAGCGCCTACGCGCCGCCCTGGCCGCGCCCGCGCCCGAACCCGATGCCTCGCTGGCCGCGGCCCTGCAGCAGCTCAGCCCGCCCGCGCCGGCCGCCGTGCCGCGCCTGCGCTGGCTGCGCGCCAGCCAGGGCGAACTGACCCATCAGATCGATGTGCAGCAGGTGCGCTACTTCCACGCGGACGACAAGTACACCGTGGTGCAGACCGGCGAGGCCGAGTACCTGATACGCACGCCCATCGTCGAGCTGCTGCCCCAGCTGGACCCGGAGCAGTTCCTGCAGGTGCACCGCTCCACCATCGTCAATATGGCCCATCTGGCCGGCACCCGGCGCGACGCCGCCAGCCGGCTCTTTCTGCGCATCCGCGAGCATGAACGCGAGCTGCCCGTGAGCCGCGCCTACGTTCACCTCTTCAAGTCCATGTAGGGCGGCAAGGTGGACTTGCATCCAGATGTCCGTAAACGGCGAGCGGCTGGCTGAGCGCCTCCTATGATGGCCGCATGCCTTCCGCTCCCGACACGGTTCCTGACATCGCTGCGC is part of the Shinella sp. XGS7 genome and harbors:
- a CDS encoding DUF2282 domain-containing protein, with the protein product MSIRSTQVLSSAFAAALALGLAQPAAAQDSGKEKCFGIAKAGQNDCASLSGSHSCAGQASKDMAADEWKYVPKGSCKSMKGMTAEEAKAMQGGKK
- a CDS encoding sigma-70 family RNA polymerase sigma factor encodes the protein MSDVAKALETLRPQLLKFARLQLRNPDWAEDAVSETLLAALEKPQAFAGQSQLKTWLIGILKHKLVDQIRRHQREISATPEDGQDLDEALFLPDGHWREAPQDWGDPEAALRQLEFIKVLEACVEHLPGQQGRLFMMREWLELETEEICKVLAISPTNLWVMLHRARLRLRECLQLNWFAGAAPARS
- a CDS encoding zf-HC2 domain-containing protein, which translates into the protein MPLLRRSCRDVTALVLRAEDQALPWRERLAVRLHMLACRACPRFAVQVALMRQASARWRAYSENSSD
- the pcp gene encoding pyroglutamyl-peptidase I produces the protein MSQASEPLLLLTGFEPFGGETVNPAWEIARSLDGSLIEGVRVRAWQLPCVFGAALQALDEALQAHAPVLVLALGQASGRCDLSVERVAINVDDARIPDNAGAQPVDEPVLPDGPAAYFSTLPIKAMVAGLRAAGYPASVSQSAGTFVCNHVFYGLQHRLAGTAVRGGFMHIPLLPEQAARHPGQPSLPLSTLVEGTRLALALALRTREDVREQGGTIA
- a CDS encoding GspE/PulE family protein, with amino-acid sequence MHDPSTPLNWPHAKAQDPDKGGVAQRDPNFQWPTPPYAAYPQPQAQTAPEPCEILGLNNSRTSGHVILMVPGERLAQVTVPPARSAMPLKYSQFRALKLLRPVPALPREAVGSDDALALDERPRSEFRLSYHGGGELKGVTIGHVQDDNGLYLFPPVSDKDDAVLRVFVPREVLAGFELGERLGELLLRERAASAEQIEDAAREQSELRSRRVGDILVAKQVVSPEQLMQAIEQQAKMPMVRIGEALLALELITQAQLDEALAQQREDRSVPLGQLLVRRGVISRQQLQSALARKMGYPLVDVDNFPVEADAVRKLPFAVAKRLEVMPLVLRDGKLIVAMEDPTRRDAIDEVEFISQLKVVPTLTKVGTLHFALPGIYDRFGSSSAAASPSDLRIPALTLDFQLDNADALIESLERDSQETTIREDDTPIEQSDNSLVRLINTMIIEAHAQGVSDVHIETYPGREKVKIRFRKDGHMQPYLELPHTYRNAMIARIKIMCDLDISERRKPQDGKINFSRFSAQHRLELRVATIPTNNGLEDVVMRLLSSARPIPLEKLGLSAPNIAALKHAINRPYGMVLCVGPTGSGKTTTLHSALGHINTPDRKIWTAEDPIEITQQGLRQVQVNPKIDWTFAKALRAFLRADPDVIMVGEIRDEETANIAVEASLTGHLVLSTLHTNSAPETVTRLLDMGMDPFNFADSLLAVLAQRLVKRLCPSCRKAEPLSEAQLQELLDDYLHVFPADLRPERTALMAEWSASYGSNGQLQHYHSPGCAQCDHTGFKGRAGLHELLSVSKDVRRLIQTGARAEEIQHCGLGEGMRTLRQDGIIKVLAGISTLAEVRATSNA
- a CDS encoding helix-turn-helix domain-containing protein, yielding MPQTSPALAAAAPALRLPTEGAHLQQIAASHERCRAFGLASEGRPDLRRLGPSALAELQQRNARLCAQALPVMEMLYEQLMHAQSMVLLTDASGCVLHALGDPGFLQRADQVALAPGALWAEADKGSNAVGTALMTEAPTLVHGQEHYLRALQFLTCSAAPIFDHKGALLGVIDVSGERRSYHPHTLALASMSARLIEAQWFGDRFRHSHRLHLASQPSALGTLGEGQLALDDDGGVLGANRSAMRLLGLSPASLRRESLASLFGESLGALAQQAGPLCLQAAHSSAALFAKLSLAQAERPAPRREVLARPSPQPDRMERDTSRPQVTALTPRPELPAVVSTMNLAPSLAARISLRQTERQAIAAAVQAAAGNLSEAARQLGIGRSTLYRKLKTMA
- the selD gene encoding selenide, water dikinase SelD, which encodes MSATSSSPQASVPRLSSLSHGGGCGCKIAPGLLSEILKSSGVGGLVPPELLVGIETADDAAVYQLNEEQALVATTDFFMPIVDDPYDFGRIAATNAISDVYAMGGRPIFALALVGMPINVLPPETIGRILAGGQAVCAAAGIPIAGGHTIDSVEPIYGLVALGLVHPKRLKRNADARPGDRLILGKALGVGVLSAALKKEQLDAEGYTRMVASTTQLNTPGMALAALEGVHALTDVTGFGLAGHGLELARGAGLALRIDWSRVPLLPGVRALAGQGFVTGASGRNWASYGSQIALPEGFAAEDRALLSDPQTSGGLLVSCAPEAVDEVLALFRREGFEYAAEIGEVLDERPTEGAPRLRVR
- a CDS encoding GNAT family N-acetyltransferase, producing MSPPLSEGARLRVRSAEADDLPTLAALFDAYRQFYEQPADLEGARHFLSERLARGESRLLLAEREPGRPIGFSQLYPSFCSVEAAPIFVLYDLFVAPEARRSGAGRALLLAAEALARAEGIRRMDLTTARDNQRAQALYESLGWVRDQVFLSYNRRL
- a CDS encoding 3-deoxy-D-manno-octulosonic acid transferase — its product is MKSWLARGLYGWALRLATPLYLLKLWRRGAAEPLYRAHWGERLGLYRGPVAEPGRLWLHAVSLGETRAAAPLIAALRAQRPGLRLLLTHGTATGREAGQALLQPGDAQAWLPYDTPGATRRFLRHWQPAAGVLMETEIWPSLQHSARRAGLPMVLANARLSEKSLRQGQRLAALMRPAAGALSLALSQTEADGERLAQAGVPRWERAGNLKYDLRPDEALLARGRAWRAALGRPVLLGAVTREGEEIALLRAFQRRYAGCSAAERPLLLIVPRHPQRFDEVAGLVASQGLSLARRSAWDETPPAEAARAEVWLGDSLREMSLYYGLADLALLGGSFAPLGGQNLIEAAACGCPLLMGPHTFNFAEAAELALQAGAARRVADLDEALTQAQALLGKSGAERAVMAEAAQRFAAAHRGAAERMAARILDLLPARG